A single region of the Austwickia chelonae genome encodes:
- a CDS encoding ABC transporter permease → MNAPVSSSENRRASTRHAWLLVAGREITTKALTKSFIIGTVLTLLLIAGSIAIPTYLSSGGGVTTAVVVVNDEGKELAEKVGRAVSSAEAKDRVEVVQAADQGAAEALLREGKADVLLTRSGHGWQAAAKENPPENLVRHIRQVLSAQVLAEVADQAGTSVQEVEGRSAVSTRVLSDQAEAIRGASIAVKIIFAILFYMSVIVFGVQIAQSVLEEKQSRIVEILAAVVPVRQLLIGKVVGNTVIAVGQLVLYLGVGVVGATFTPLSSLLPAMSNGLIWYVVFFLAGFLALGCLWAAAGAMSTRTEDLQQTMTPLTMFLAAAFFGALFVTGTWAKVASYIPIASSMVMPTRLLQGDAAWWEAVISLAVTVLFAGFATVIGERMYRNSLMQTSSQTSFKEALRSAD, encoded by the coding sequence ATGAACGCCCCTGTGTCGTCGAGCGAAAACCGCCGGGCATCCACTCGGCATGCATGGCTCCTGGTAGCCGGCCGGGAGATCACCACGAAAGCGCTCACCAAGAGCTTCATCATCGGCACAGTACTCACCTTGCTGCTCATCGCGGGGTCGATCGCGATCCCGACATACCTGTCATCCGGGGGCGGCGTGACAACAGCGGTGGTCGTGGTGAACGACGAGGGTAAGGAGCTTGCGGAGAAGGTCGGACGGGCGGTCTCCTCCGCAGAGGCGAAAGACCGGGTCGAAGTCGTCCAGGCTGCCGATCAGGGCGCAGCCGAGGCCCTACTGCGCGAAGGGAAGGCCGACGTCCTGCTGACTCGCTCGGGCCACGGCTGGCAAGCCGCGGCGAAGGAGAATCCGCCGGAGAATCTCGTCCGGCACATCCGGCAGGTGCTGTCGGCTCAAGTGTTGGCGGAAGTCGCTGATCAGGCCGGGACATCCGTGCAAGAGGTTGAGGGACGCTCAGCCGTATCGACGAGGGTTCTGTCAGACCAGGCCGAGGCCATACGCGGTGCATCTATCGCGGTCAAAATTATTTTCGCGATCCTGTTCTACATGTCGGTGATCGTCTTCGGCGTGCAGATCGCCCAGTCGGTCTTGGAGGAGAAGCAGTCCCGGATCGTGGAGATCCTGGCTGCGGTGGTCCCGGTACGACAGTTGCTGATCGGCAAGGTCGTCGGGAACACGGTGATCGCAGTGGGCCAGCTCGTGCTCTACCTCGGTGTCGGGGTGGTCGGCGCAACCTTTACTCCGCTCTCCTCCTTGTTACCGGCGATGTCGAACGGGCTGATCTGGTACGTCGTCTTCTTCCTGGCCGGTTTCCTCGCTCTGGGGTGTCTGTGGGCGGCCGCCGGGGCCATGTCGACCCGGACCGAAGACCTCCAGCAGACGATGACCCCGTTGACTATGTTTTTGGCTGCGGCTTTCTTCGGCGCCTTGTTCGTGACCGGCACCTGGGCAAAGGTGGCGTCGTACATCCCGATCGCCTCGTCGATGGTGATGCCGACGCGTCTCCTGCAAGGTGATGCCGCCTGGTGGGAGGCTGTCATCTCCTTGGCGGTGACCGTGCTCTTCGCCGGGTTCGCCACGGTGATCGGCGAACGGATGTACCGCAATTCGTTGATGCAGACGTCTTCGCAGACCTCTTTCAAAGAGGCCCTGCGATCGGCCGATTGA